One window from the genome of Cinclus cinclus unplaced genomic scaffold, bCinCin1.1 SCAFFOLD_32, whole genome shotgun sequence encodes:
- the LOC134057426 gene encoding olfactory receptor 14J1-like, giving the protein LFFFLLNLALTDLGSICTTVPKAMHNSLWHTNNISYSACAAQLFFFTFFIGTEYSLLTIMSYDRYVSICKPLHYGTLLGSRACAHMAAAAWASAFLYSLLHTANTFSLPLCHGNALGQFFCEIPQILKLSCSHSYLRELGLIAVSVCLVFGCFVFIVFSYVQIFRAVLRIPSEQGRHKAFSTCLPHLAVVSLFITTATFTYLKPPSISSPSLDLALSVLYSVVPPALNPLIYSLRNQELKAAVCKLMTRFQKH; this is encoded by the coding sequence ctgttcttcttcctgctcaacctggccctcactgacctgggctccatctgcaccactgtccccaaagccatgcacaattccctctggcacaccaacaacatctcctactctgcatgtgctgctcagctctttttctttacattcttCATTGGAACAGAAtattccctcctgaccatcatgagctacgaccgctacgtgtccatctgcaaacccctgcactacgggaccctcctgggcagcagagcttgtgcccacatggcagcagctgcctgggccagtgcctttctctattccctgctgcacacagccaatacattttccctgcccctgtgccatggcaatgccctgggccagttcttctgtgaaatcccacagatcctcaaactctcctgctcacactcctacctcagggaacttgggctcatTGCTGTTAGTGTCTGTTTGGTatttggctgttttgtgttcattgttttctcctatgtgcagatcttcagggctgtgctgaggatcccctctgagcagggaaggcacaaagccttttccacctgcctccctcacctggctgtggtcTCTCTGTTTATCACCACTGCCACATTtacctacctgaagcccccctccatctcttccccatccctggatctggcactgtcagttctgtactcagtggtgcctccagccctgaaccccctcatctacagcctgaggaac